Proteins encoded together in one Orrella marina window:
- a CDS encoding DUF4276 family protein: MIRVCIVCEGATEVEFVKSCLVPHLLNHGVNAYPSIVQAPSGRHRGGRVTVDRLARFISHEYHAADRLTTLVDYYGFQDAEGRTRNELERDILDCVVRYAAGVDPRFVRPYVQMHEFEGLLFSDVEQFQYVLDGWDADVRQTLINIREQFQTPEDINNSRQTAPSKRILASFPDGSYSKTEHGPVIADAIGLTTIRQQCPQFDGWITMLEEWTK; encoded by the coding sequence ATGATTCGAGTGTGTATCGTTTGCGAAGGTGCGACAGAAGTTGAATTCGTCAAGTCCTGCTTGGTGCCGCATTTACTCAATCACGGCGTAAATGCATACCCCTCCATCGTACAAGCGCCGTCAGGTCGGCACCGTGGTGGTCGTGTGACTGTCGACCGGCTTGCGCGCTTTATTTCACATGAGTACCACGCAGCAGACCGGCTGACTACATTGGTAGATTATTATGGCTTTCAGGATGCGGAGGGCCGCACACGCAATGAGTTGGAGCGAGATATTCTTGATTGCGTTGTAAGGTATGCCGCTGGCGTTGATCCAAGGTTTGTTCGCCCGTACGTGCAGATGCATGAGTTTGAAGGGTTGTTATTCTCCGATGTTGAACAGTTTCAGTATGTGCTTGACGGCTGGGATGCCGACGTTCGCCAGACGCTGATTAACATTCGAGAGCAGTTCCAGACCCCAGAAGATATCAACAACAGTCGTCAGACGGCTCCATCCAAACGGATACTTGCCTCCTTTCCTGATGGAAGCTACAGCAAGACTGAACATGGCCCGGTGATCGCTGACGCCATCGGGCTTACCACGATTCGCCAGCAGTGCCCTCAATTTGATGGCTGGATAACCATGCTTGAAGAATGGACTAAATAG
- the merR gene encoding Hg(II)-responsive transcriptional regulator produces MEKNLENLTIGVFAKAAGVNVETIRFYQRKGLLPEPDKPYGSIRRYGAADVTRVRFVKSAQRLGFSLDEIAELLRLDDGTHCEEASSLAEHKLQDVREKMADLARMEAVLSNLVCACHARKGNVSCPLIASLQGETSLARSETP; encoded by the coding sequence ATGGAAAAGAATTTGGAAAACCTGACCATTGGCGTTTTTGCCAAGGCGGCCGGGGTCAATGTAGAGACCATCCGGTTCTACCAGCGCAAGGGCTTGTTGCCGGAACCGGACAAGCCTTACGGCAGCATTCGCCGCTATGGCGCGGCGGATGTAACGCGGGTGCGCTTTGTAAAGTCGGCCCAGCGGCTGGGCTTCAGCCTGGATGAGATTGCCGAGCTGTTGCGGCTCGACGATGGCACCCACTGCGAGGAAGCCAGCAGCTTGGCTGAGCACAAGCTCCAAGACGTGCGCGAAAAGATGGCCGACCTGGCGCGCATGGAGGCCGTCCTGTCTAATCTTGTGTGCGCCTGCCATGCCCGAAAGGGGAATGTTTCGTGCCCGCTGATTGCGTCGCTACAGGGCGAAACAAGCTTGGCAAGGTCGGAGACGCCTTAG
- a CDS encoding FitA-like ribbon-helix-helix domain-containing protein: MAILTVRNVPDDVHRALRVRAAEHGRSTEAEVREILAAAVKPEKRVRVGDALAAIGRKVGLTDEEFAVFENVRDKTPAKPVSFD; encoded by the coding sequence ATGGCAATCCTGACTGTAAGAAACGTGCCGGATGACGTGCATCGTGCTTTGCGTGTGCGGGCAGCCGAGCACGGTCGCAGCACGGAAGCCGAGGTGCGCGAGATTCTGGCGGCAGCGGTCAAGCCAGAGAAGCGTGTGCGTGTAGGGGATGCGCTGGCCGCCATCGGTCGCAAGGTTGGCCTGACTGACGAAGAATTTGCTGTCTTCGAGAATGTGCGCGACAAGACGCCGGCCAAGCCTGTGAGTTTCGACTAA
- the merT gene encoding mercuric ion transporter MerT: MSEPQNGRGALFAGGLAAILASTCCLGPLVLVALGFSGAWIGNLTVLEPYRPIFIGAALVALFFAWRRIYRPTQACKPGEVCAIPQVRATYKLIFWVVAVLVLVALGFPYVMPFFY, encoded by the coding sequence ATGTCTGAACCACAAAACGGGCGCGGCGCGCTCTTCGCTGGCGGGCTAGCTGCCATCCTCGCCTCGACCTGCTGCCTCGGGCCGCTGGTTCTGGTTGCCTTGGGCTTCAGCGGGGCATGGATCGGCAACCTGACCGTGCTGGAGCCGTATCGCCCGATTTTCATCGGCGCAGCGCTGGTGGCGTTGTTCTTCGCCTGGCGGCGCATCTACCGCCCTACGCAAGCCTGCAAACCGGGTGAGGTCTGCGCGATTCCCCAAGTGCGAGCGACTTACAAGCTCATTTTCTGGGTCGTGGCCGTGCTGGTCCTGGTCGCACTCGGATTTCCCTACGTCATGCCATTTTTCTACTGA
- the merA gene encoding mercury(II) reductase: MTTLKITGMTCDSCAVHVKEALEKVPGVQSAEVSYAKGSARLAIEAGTLPDTLTAAVAGLGYRATLADAPVAPAGGGLLGKVREWLGSDDKAGGDSGKLHVAVIGSGGAAMAAALKAVEQGARVTLIERGTIGGTCVNVGCVPSKIMIRAAHIAHLRRESPFDNGIQAVAPVIQRTALLAQQQARVDELRHAKYEGILEGNPAITVLHGAARFKDNRNLVVQLNGGSERMVTFDRCLVATGASPAVPPIPGLKDTPYWTSTEALVSETIPKRLAVIGSSVVALELAQAFARLGAKVTILARSTLFFREDPAIGEAVTAAFRAEGIEVREHTQASQVAYINGERDGEFVLTTAHGELRADKLLVATGRAPNTRSLALDVAGVMVNKQDAIVIDQGMHTSSSNIYAAGDCTDQPQFVYVAAAAGTRAAINMTGGDATLNLTAMPAVVFTDPQVATVGYSEAEAHHDGIETDSRTLTLDNVPRALANFDTRGFIKLVVEEGSGRLIGVQAVAPEAGELIQTAALAIRNRMTVQELADQLFPYLTMVEGLKLAAQTFNKDVKQLSCCAG; the protein is encoded by the coding sequence ATGACCACCCTCAAGATTACCGGCATGACCTGCGACTCCTGCGCGGTTCACGTCAAGGAGGCTCTGGAGAAAGTGCCCGGCGTGCAATCGGCGGAGGTTTCCTATGCCAAGGGCAGCGCCAGGCTCGCCATCGAGGCCGGCACATTGCCGGATACGCTGACCGCTGCCGTGGCCGGACTCGGCTATCGGGCTACGCTTGCCGATGCGCCCGTGGCTCCGGCGGGCGGCGGATTGCTCGGCAAGGTGCGCGAATGGCTGGGCAGTGATGACAAGGCTGGCGGGGATAGTGGAAAGCTCCATGTCGCCGTGATCGGCAGCGGCGGGGCCGCAATGGCGGCAGCACTGAAGGCCGTCGAGCAGGGCGCACGCGTCACGCTGATCGAGCGCGGCACGATTGGCGGCACCTGCGTCAATGTCGGCTGCGTGCCGTCGAAGATCATGATCCGCGCCGCCCATATCGCCCACCTGCGCCGGGAAAGCCCGTTCGACAACGGCATCCAAGCGGTAGCGCCGGTCATCCAGCGCACGGCGCTGCTGGCCCAGCAGCAGGCCCGCGTCGATGAACTGCGTCACGCCAAATACGAAGGCATCCTGGAGGGCAACCCGGCCATTACCGTGCTGCATGGCGCTGCCCGCTTCAAAGACAACCGCAACCTGGTCGTGCAACTCAACGGCGGCAGTGAGCGCATGGTGACGTTTGACCGCTGTCTGGTCGCCACCGGCGCGAGTCCGGCCGTGCCGCCGATTCCCGGCCTGAAAGACACCCCTTACTGGACTTCCACTGAGGCACTGGTCAGCGAAACGATCCCTAAGCGCCTGGCCGTAATTGGCTCATCGGTGGTGGCGCTGGAGCTGGCGCAGGCGTTCGCTCGACTCGGAGCGAAGGTGACGATCCTGGCGCGCAGCACGCTGTTCTTCCGCGAAGACCCGGCCATCGGCGAAGCCGTCACGGCCGCGTTCCGTGCCGAAGGCATCGAGGTGAGGGAACACACCCAGGCCAGCCAGGTCGCGTACATCAATGGTGAAAGGGACGGCGAATTCGTGCTCACCACGGCGCACGGCGAACTGCGCGCCGACAAGCTGCTGGTCGCCACCGGCCGTGCACCCAACACGCGCAGCCTGGCACTGGACGTGGCAGGCGTGATGGTGAACAAGCAAGATGCGATCGTCATCGACCAAGGAATGCACACGAGTAGCTCCAACATCTACGCCGCCGGCGACTGCACCGATCAGCCGCAGTTCGTCTATGTGGCAGCGGCGGCCGGCACCCGTGCCGCGATCAACATGACCGGTGGCGACGCTACCCTGAACCTGACCGCCATGCCGGCCGTGGTGTTCACCGACCCGCAGGTGGCCACCGTGGGCTACAGCGAGGCGGAAGCGCACCACGACGGCATCGAGACCGACAGCCGTACGCTCACGCTGGACAACGTGCCGCGCGCGCTCGCCAACTTCGACACACGCGGCTTCATCAAGCTGGTCGTTGAAGAAGGCAGCGGACGGCTCATCGGCGTGCAGGCGGTTGCACCGGAAGCCGGCGAGCTGATCCAGACGGCGGCCCTGGCCATTCGCAACCGCATGACGGTGCAGGAACTGGCCGACCAGTTGTTCCCCTACCTGACGATGGTCGAGGG
- the merP gene encoding mercury resistance system periplasmic binding protein MerP produces the protein MKTQVSAQAKKLFASLALAAIVAPVWAATQTVTLSVPGMTCSACPITVKKAISKVEGVSKVDVTFETREAVVTFDDAKTSVQKLTKATTDAGYPSSVKQ, from the coding sequence ATGAAAACGCAAGTTTCGGCGCAAGCCAAAAAACTGTTTGCCTCCCTCGCCCTCGCCGCCATTGTTGCCCCCGTGTGGGCCGCCACTCAGACCGTCACGCTGTCCGTACCGGGCATGACCTGCTCCGCCTGCCCGATCACCGTCAAGAAGGCGATTTCCAAGGTCGAAGGCGTCAGCAAGGTTGACGTGACCTTCGAGACCCGCGAAGCGGTTGTCACTTTCGATGATGCCAAGACCAGCGTCCAGAAGCTCACCAAAGCAACCACCGATGCGGGCTATCCCTCCAGCGTCAAGCAGTGA
- a CDS encoding DUF2798 domain-containing protein produces the protein MNQSTPPTKRTRRFRLHRRYTPVVFAFYMAGIMALLMCAVIVGFNQGITEDFLARVIHAYIVAMPVAFVCVLFVRPLVMKLVGLTIDQST, from the coding sequence ATGAATCAATCCACACCACCCACAAAGCGCACCAGGCGATTCAGACTCCATCGCCGCTATACGCCAGTCGTCTTTGCTTTCTACATGGCTGGCATCATGGCGCTGCTGATGTGTGCCGTAATTGTCGGGTTCAATCAGGGCATCACCGAGGACTTCCTCGCACGTGTCATCCATGCTTACATTGTTGCCATGCCTGTAGCATTTGTGTGCGTCCTGTTTGTCAGACCGCTGGTCATGAAGCTCGTGGGACTGACAATCGACCAATCCACGTGA
- a CDS encoding recombinase family protein: MNQRIGYARISTDDQHLDLQRDALTQAECGVIYEEAASGKNTARPELEQCRKALRAGDTLVVWRLDRLGRSLPDLVQIVSELEQRGVGFESLTEKIETGSASGKLVFHVFAALAEFERGLIRERTQARLAAARARGRAGGRKPKLDDQQVREIRALLRDPGMQVADVARRYGVSRTTLYKHVGVVTPRMPRSENAATT, from the coding sequence ATGAATCAACGTATTGGATACGCTCGCATATCGACTGATGACCAGCACCTAGACCTGCAGCGCGATGCGCTGACGCAGGCTGAGTGCGGCGTTATCTATGAGGAAGCGGCCAGCGGCAAGAATACGGCCCGACCAGAACTTGAGCAGTGTCGTAAGGCGCTACGGGCAGGTGATACCTTGGTAGTGTGGCGGCTGGATCGCCTCGGCCGCAGTTTGCCCGACTTGGTGCAGATCGTGTCCGAATTGGAGCAGCGCGGCGTCGGTTTCGAGAGCCTGACAGAGAAGATTGAGACGGGCAGCGCATCAGGCAAGTTGGTTTTCCATGTATTTGCGGCGCTGGCTGAGTTTGAGCGCGGTTTGATCCGGGAGCGGACTCAAGCCAGACTAGCTGCCGCTCGTGCCCGTGGTCGGGCAGGTGGCCGTAAGCCTAAGCTGGATGACCAGCAGGTACGGGAGATCAGGGCGCTTTTGCGCGACCCTGGCATGCAGGTGGCAGACGTGGCTCGTCGTTACGGAGTGTCCCGCACCACACTTTACAAACACGTTGGTGTTGTCACGCCAAGAATGCCGAGGAGTGAGAATGCTGCAACAACTTGA
- the istA gene encoding IS21 family transposase produces the protein MIHKIKALHDNGKGLSIRATSQELGLSRNTVRKYLRMPVEAISDQLADPSRSKRLDDHRGYLEHLLQSFPKLSAVKIARKLQAKVGELPASDRSIRRYVRTLKAQVATAQVRYYEPMLDDPPGVQCQVDPGELRKVMVGDQERTLHFVVFVLSYSRLMYVGVVFRPLDTQLFIQLHDEAMRYFGGLPQECVYDQTKLVVINEQYRELTLNQRFHAYATTAGFRIHACEGYDPESKGKVEAGVKYVKQDCLYGEVFRDQEHVREHVQQWLDNVANDRVQGTTGESPRERFERDEREHLNGYLSPACVQPVAGQTRRADKTGLIAWKANKYSVPMRWQQARVGVLESNDQLHISDLSTDEVIASHALCHDKGKVIKNTHHYRDHAQRVSKLEADIDALIGSQTGGQLCQQLKRSEPKIYKDQLVVVRELLKRHKTVNLALIATLAQRPGMTATRLQGYLEAATAAVLRERHPEPIRPSRHALDLSAYQQLGHCTGQEVTHEPA, from the coding sequence GTGATACACAAAATCAAGGCACTGCACGATAACGGCAAAGGGTTGTCTATTCGCGCCACCAGTCAGGAACTGGGGTTGTCGCGCAACACGGTTCGCAAGTACCTTCGCATGCCGGTCGAGGCTATTTCGGATCAGTTGGCTGATCCGTCTCGCAGCAAACGCCTCGATGACCATCGGGGTTATCTCGAGCATTTGCTCCAAAGTTTCCCTAAGTTGAGTGCGGTCAAGATCGCACGTAAGCTTCAGGCCAAGGTAGGAGAGTTACCCGCCTCGGATCGTTCCATCCGTCGCTATGTGCGTACGCTCAAGGCGCAAGTTGCCACGGCACAGGTGCGCTACTACGAGCCCATGCTTGATGATCCGCCTGGCGTTCAATGTCAGGTCGATCCGGGTGAGTTGCGCAAAGTGATGGTGGGTGACCAGGAGCGCACACTGCACTTCGTGGTGTTCGTGCTGTCCTACTCCCGGTTGATGTACGTTGGAGTGGTATTTCGCCCGTTGGACACCCAGCTTTTTATCCAACTCCATGATGAGGCGATGCGGTACTTTGGTGGCCTGCCCCAGGAGTGTGTTTACGATCAGACCAAGTTGGTGGTGATCAACGAACAGTACCGGGAGTTGACGCTGAACCAGCGCTTCCATGCGTATGCGACGACAGCCGGATTCCGGATACACGCCTGTGAAGGATATGACCCTGAGAGCAAAGGCAAGGTCGAAGCGGGCGTGAAGTACGTCAAGCAAGACTGTTTGTATGGAGAGGTCTTCCGGGATCAGGAGCATGTGCGTGAGCATGTGCAGCAGTGGCTCGACAATGTCGCCAATGACCGCGTGCAAGGCACCACCGGCGAGTCGCCCCGTGAGAGGTTCGAGCGCGATGAGCGTGAACACCTGAACGGTTACCTGTCACCGGCTTGCGTGCAGCCTGTGGCCGGGCAAACACGAAGAGCCGACAAGACGGGTCTGATTGCCTGGAAGGCCAACAAGTACTCGGTACCGATGCGTTGGCAACAGGCCCGGGTGGGGGTTCTGGAGTCCAACGATCAACTGCACATCAGCGACTTGAGTACCGATGAGGTCATTGCCAGTCACGCCCTATGTCATGACAAGGGCAAGGTGATCAAAAACACCCACCATTACCGGGATCATGCCCAGCGTGTGAGCAAGCTCGAAGCTGACATCGATGCCCTGATTGGCTCGCAGACTGGCGGTCAGTTGTGCCAGCAACTCAAGCGATCCGAGCCTAAGATCTATAAGGATCAGTTGGTGGTGGTACGCGAGTTGCTCAAGCGCCACAAGACCGTGAATCTGGCGTTAATCGCTACGTTGGCACAGCGCCCTGGCATGACGGCAACCCGGCTGCAAGGCTACCTGGAGGCAGCCACGGCAGCGGTCTTGCGGGAGCGACACCCAGAGCCGATACGGCCATCGCGACATGCACTGGATCTGAGCGCTTATCAGCAACTTGGCCACTGCACTGGCCAGGAGGTGACCCATGAGCCAGCTTGA
- a CDS encoding Lrp/AsnC family transcriptional regulator, which translates to MNSLDHQIIGLLSEDAKRSLADIGQHVGLSPSSVNERIRRLTETGTIRRFTVDLDPGKLDRSTLAFVWIALRDDADESAFRQYAVDHPLILECHHVTGSWSYLIKIRVGAITEVESFISDLKAHRFLGRSETVIALSSAVDGGFLRKNRL; encoded by the coding sequence ATGAACAGCTTAGACCATCAAATCATCGGTCTTCTTTCAGAGGATGCGAAGCGTTCACTGGCCGACATTGGACAGCATGTCGGCCTTTCCCCGTCGAGCGTGAACGAGCGTATTCGCCGCCTGACCGAGACAGGAACGATTCGTCGTTTCACCGTTGATCTTGATCCAGGAAAGCTCGATCGCTCAACCCTGGCGTTTGTATGGATCGCACTACGCGATGATGCAGACGAATCGGCATTCAGACAGTACGCGGTCGATCACCCGTTAATTCTGGAATGCCACCATGTAACCGGTTCATGGTCATATCTCATCAAGATCCGGGTCGGCGCGATCACTGAAGTGGAATCATTTATTTCGGATCTCAAGGCACACCGGTTTCTGGGACGCAGCGAAACCGTCATCGCCCTGTCCTCCGCCGTCGATGGCGGGTTTCTGAGAAAGAACAGACTGTAA
- a CDS encoding type II toxin-antitoxin system VapC family toxin gives MIILDTNVVSEAMKPEPDATVIAWLNEQAAETLYLSSITLAELLFGIGALPQGKRKNMLDRALTELLELFKDRVLPFDTDAACHYADLAVTAKNGRRGFPTPDGYIAAIAASRGFMVASRDAAPYDAVGMAVINPWKDV, from the coding sequence ATGATCATCCTGGATACCAATGTCGTTTCAGAGGCGATGAAGCCGGAACCGGATGCGACCGTAATAGCCTGGCTGAACGAGCAGGCAGCGGAAACCTTGTATCTATCGAGCATTACCTTGGCCGAACTGCTGTTCGGCATCGGGGCGCTGCCGCAGGGCAAGCGCAAGAACATGCTCGACCGTGCTCTTACCGAGCTGCTGGAGTTGTTCAAGGATCGAGTCTTGCCGTTCGACACGGATGCGGCCTGCCACTATGCGGACCTTGCCGTGACAGCCAAGAACGGCAGGCGTGGTTTCCCGACGCCAGACGGTTACATCGCAGCCATTGCCGCATCGCGGGGCTTCATGGTGGCGTCGCGCGACGCCGCTCCCTATGATGCAGTTGGCATGGCCGTTATCAATCCCTGGAAAGACGTATAG
- the istB gene encoding IS21-like element helper ATPase IstB — translation MSQLERTVARYRSLRLSATADELTNLLAEAEANEMSYLNFADRLAEHELIQRQDNRVRRNQKLASFPSDKRLEGFDYRHQTTITKRQVNALLDFQFIDERNNLVFIGPPGVGKTHLAIGIGHKAVQAGYRVLFRNALDLVEELELAEMKGELKRRVSSLAKYDLLIIDELGYLPMTRQARYNLFQLINSLYEYRSIILTTNKDFTSWGEFFHDDNVAVPIIDRVIHHSQIFMLGGESYRLKQKTAN, via the coding sequence ATGAGCCAGCTTGAACGAACCGTGGCCCGCTATCGCAGTCTGCGACTGAGCGCGACTGCCGATGAACTCACCAATTTATTGGCCGAGGCAGAGGCCAATGAAATGTCCTATCTCAACTTTGCCGATCGGCTTGCCGAACACGAACTGATTCAGCGCCAGGATAACCGCGTGCGTCGCAACCAGAAGCTGGCGTCATTCCCGTCAGACAAGCGCCTGGAGGGCTTTGATTACCGACATCAGACCACCATCACCAAGCGTCAGGTCAATGCCTTGCTGGACTTCCAGTTCATCGACGAACGAAACAACCTCGTGTTCATCGGACCACCCGGTGTGGGCAAGACCCACCTGGCCATCGGTATCGGTCACAAGGCTGTGCAAGCTGGATACAGGGTACTGTTTCGCAACGCCCTGGATTTGGTCGAAGAGCTTGAACTGGCCGAGATGAAAGGAGAGCTCAAAAGGCGGGTCAGTTCCCTGGCCAAATACGACCTTCTGATCATTGATGAGCTAGGTTACCTGCCAATGACACGACAGGCCCGCTACAACCTGTTCCAGCTAATCAACAGCCTGTATGAATACCGGTCCATCATCCTGACCACCAATAAAGACTTCACCAGTTGGGGTGAGTTCTTCCATGACGACAACGTGGCGGTGCCGATCATTGACCGGGTCATTCACCATTCACAGATCTTTATGCTGGGAGGAGAGAGTTATCGCTTGAAACAGAAAACCGCAAATTAA
- a CDS encoding AAA family ATPase, whose translation MITQRKPHRLQGRIAEVSIKGFRSLECIEKLQIPQLTVLIGANGVGKSSFIRFFEMLGWMLRAHRLQEFVVRKGGGDDQFFMGTRTTPEIKAEIRIATDKGFNDYRFDMAHLSAGDTLMLTHEAYRYSDASKGRQASWSNLSGVGRESMLPDQKNKTAKTIYTLLRQCSTYQFHDTSANAMLHQRWDISDSAYLRSDGGNLAAVLLDLRENDSPRYRQLVQQIQRVFPTLEDFVLEPVAGKVLLRWKSKYSDKVFGAHLTSDGSLRLFCLLTLLSLPDERLPDILFFDEPELGLHPHAITLVSEMLKRVAKTRQVFIATQSPFMVDCFDLENMIVAEARDGATTLRNLPREQYQQWLDDDYLLSDIWLKTPVGLSV comes from the coding sequence ATGATTACTCAACGTAAACCACATCGCTTGCAAGGGCGCATTGCTGAAGTTTCTATTAAAGGCTTCCGTAGCCTTGAATGCATCGAGAAACTACAAATTCCGCAGTTAACGGTGTTAATAGGTGCGAATGGTGTAGGTAAGTCCAGCTTCATTCGCTTCTTTGAGATGTTAGGCTGGATGTTACGTGCCCACAGGCTACAAGAGTTTGTCGTACGAAAAGGTGGTGGCGACGATCAGTTTTTCATGGGGACTCGTACCACGCCAGAGATCAAGGCGGAAATTCGTATCGCTACCGACAAAGGATTCAACGATTACCGGTTTGATATGGCGCATCTATCGGCCGGCGATACGTTGATGCTAACGCATGAGGCGTATCGGTATTCAGACGCCAGCAAAGGCAGGCAGGCGAGTTGGAGCAATTTGTCGGGCGTCGGCAGAGAATCCATGCTGCCAGATCAGAAGAATAAAACTGCAAAAACGATATACACGTTGCTGCGGCAATGCTCGACTTATCAGTTTCACGATACGTCAGCCAATGCAATGCTGCATCAGCGTTGGGATATCTCTGATTCGGCTTATCTGCGCTCGGACGGTGGAAATTTGGCTGCTGTGCTGCTGGATTTGCGTGAGAACGATAGTCCACGTTATCGCCAGCTCGTGCAACAAATTCAGCGTGTGTTTCCGACGCTGGAGGATTTCGTGCTGGAACCAGTGGCAGGTAAGGTGCTACTGCGCTGGAAGAGCAAGTACAGCGACAAAGTTTTTGGTGCACATCTCACCTCAGATGGCTCCTTACGGCTGTTTTGCCTATTGACCCTCCTAAGCCTACCCGACGAGCGTCTGCCGGATATATTGTTCTTTGACGAACCTGAGCTTGGTTTGCATCCACATGCCATTACATTAGTATCGGAAATGCTCAAGCGTGTAGCAAAAACGCGACAGGTGTTCATCGCTACCCAGTCACCTTTCATGGTGGACTGTTTCGATCTGGAGAACATGATTGTTGCCGAAGCCAGGGATGGAGCAACCACGCTGCGCAACCTACCGAGAGAGCAATATCAGCAATGGCTGGACGATGACTATCTCCTATCGGATATTTGGTTGAAAACGCCCGTTGGACTGTCTGTATGA
- the merC gene encoding organomercurial transporter MerC, translating to MGCAACFPAIASLGAAIGLGFLQEYEGLFISKLLPLFAVVALLANALGWLSHRQWHRSLLGMIGPAIVFAGTVWLLGNWWAAHLVYTGLALMVGVSIWDLVSPANRRCGPDGCELPTKQG from the coding sequence ATGGGTTGCGCCGCGTGCTTTCCGGCCATCGCCAGCTTGGGCGCGGCCATCGGCCTGGGCTTTCTACAGGAATACGAAGGATTGTTCATCTCCAAGCTGCTGCCGCTGTTCGCTGTCGTGGCTTTGCTGGCGAACGCATTGGGCTGGCTCAGTCATCGCCAATGGCACCGCAGTCTGCTCGGCATGATCGGGCCAGCCATCGTGTTCGCCGGAACTGTCTGGCTGCTTGGCAACTGGTGGGCAGCACACCTCGTATACACCGGCCTGGCGCTGATGGTCGGCGTGTCGATCTGGGACTTGGTTTCGCCGGCAAATCGCCGTTGCGGCCCGGACGGTTGCGAACTTCCCACGAAACAAGGCTGA
- a CDS encoding LysE family translocator, giving the protein MDSILFAKSLLLGLAIAAPLGPIGALCIHRTLENGLAAGVAGGLGTALADALYASLAAIGFATFAGVLSSLDTPLRLAGAMFMLWLGIQSLRASPSKPAARVSARNLLGTTAATFALTIANPVTILAFAALFAGLGLAATDSALDAVLVVSGVFAGSMLWWILLSGGVSIARHRLPDTFARWVARMSGILLIGFGIWTLGTVIGQLM; this is encoded by the coding sequence ATGGATAGCATCCTCTTTGCCAAAAGCCTCTTGCTGGGACTGGCTATCGCAGCACCGCTTGGACCAATCGGCGCCTTGTGCATCCATCGAACACTGGAAAATGGTCTGGCGGCTGGCGTGGCTGGCGGTCTGGGAACTGCACTGGCCGATGCACTGTACGCCAGCCTTGCTGCGATCGGCTTTGCGACATTTGCCGGTGTACTCAGCAGCCTCGATACGCCACTTCGCCTTGCTGGCGCAATGTTCATGCTCTGGCTAGGCATACAGAGTCTTCGTGCGTCGCCAAGCAAACCGGCTGCCCGGGTGAGCGCGCGCAATCTGCTTGGTACAACAGCCGCTACCTTCGCACTCACGATCGCCAACCCGGTGACGATCCTTGCTTTCGCAGCGCTGTTTGCAGGGCTTGGTCTGGCCGCGACAGACAGCGCCCTGGACGCTGTTCTGGTGGTGAGCGGGGTGTTTGCGGGTTCAATGCTGTGGTGGATTCTTTTGAGTGGCGGGGTGTCAATCGCCAGGCACCGTCTACCGGACACATTTGCCAGGTGGGTTGCACGAATGTCCGGAATTCTCCTGATCGGATTCGGCATCTGGACACTTGGTACAGTGATCGGCCAGCTTATGTAG